The following proteins come from a genomic window of Elusimicrobiota bacterium:
- a CDS encoding trehalose-6-phosphate synthase — translation MKMTLQFILSMIVIVCCVAGGSSYLLVRQEKQRQTEELDRRSSLLAESLEESVASALSRKAEADLQRIVRRLENRSRLAGVVVYDAVERAAAGTSTVMKTLPEKPSLISEVMDTRSPRGLYVRWRGKADYVYAAPIFDETKTLGALLIVHDATYIRGHLARIWRHTFGRVLVQTALITLVLLALMRWNVFEPVRQMAEWMKKMRAGETAGAPPQLPNSDLFAPLAREASRFAKHLNQAKNAAEEEARLRQTAESLWTAERLKEHVRLKLNGKPLVVVSNREPYMHSREGRDIKWIVPAGGLVTALDPMMRAAGGTWVAHGAGDADWDTVDENNRLRVPPDDPFYTLRRVSITKEEENGYYYGFANEGLWPLCHIAHTRPIFRAQDYEAYRAVNEKFADAVLGEIEGIEEPYVLIQDYHFALLPKIIKTRRPEARVAIFWHIPWPNSEAFGICPWQKELLAGMLGADVVGFHTQFHCNNFMETVDRVLECRIEWERFTIHRENHATLIKPFPISVDFPGQNATPVDREAVLKPLGIKSRYLAVGVERMDYTKGVLERLAGLERFFEKYPDYQGDLTYVQIGAPSRTHIKRYHDFLAEVDAEAERINWKFKKRDWRPIVFLKHHHNHKEILPYYRVANACLVTSLHDGMNLVAKEFVTARDDEGGALILSPFAGAARELRDALIVNPYDTERLADAVRFAIEMKPEERTDRMRRMREMVREHNIYRWAGELIEELTRVRLGVDALPPSAL, via the coding sequence ATGAAGATGACTTTGCAGTTCATCCTCTCCATGATCGTCATTGTGTGTTGTGTCGCGGGGGGGTCATCCTATTTGCTCGTCCGGCAGGAAAAACAGCGCCAAACGGAGGAGTTGGACCGCCGATCATCGCTCTTAGCGGAAAGTTTAGAAGAATCCGTGGCGTCCGCTTTGTCGCGCAAGGCGGAGGCGGACTTGCAACGGATCGTCCGACGGCTTGAAAATCGATCCCGGTTGGCGGGCGTCGTCGTTTACGACGCTGTCGAGAGGGCCGCGGCCGGGACCTCTACGGTGATGAAGACACTTCCTGAAAAGCCATCTCTTATTAGTGAAGTCATGGACACCCGGTCTCCCCGAGGTCTCTATGTGCGTTGGCGGGGGAAAGCGGATTATGTGTACGCCGCGCCGATATTTGATGAGACAAAGACGCTCGGCGCTCTTTTGATCGTGCACGACGCCACCTACATCCGAGGGCACTTGGCCCGCATTTGGCGGCACACTTTTGGCCGTGTTCTCGTGCAAACGGCCCTTATCACACTGGTGCTGTTGGCTTTGATGCGATGGAACGTCTTCGAACCCGTGCGGCAGATGGCGGAGTGGATGAAAAAAATGCGGGCGGGGGAGACGGCGGGGGCGCCCCCCCAACTTCCCAATTCGGATCTGTTCGCCCCGTTGGCGCGCGAGGCGTCCCGGTTCGCCAAACACTTGAACCAAGCCAAAAACGCGGCGGAAGAGGAGGCTCGTTTGCGCCAAACGGCGGAATCCCTCTGGACGGCCGAGCGGTTGAAGGAACACGTGAGGTTAAAACTCAACGGGAAACCCCTCGTCGTTGTCTCCAACCGGGAGCCGTACATGCATTCCCGCGAGGGGCGGGACATCAAGTGGATTGTTCCCGCCGGCGGTTTGGTGACCGCCTTGGACCCCATGATGCGCGCGGCGGGAGGCACCTGGGTGGCCCACGGGGCGGGGGACGCCGACTGGGACACCGTTGATGAAAACAACCGGCTCCGCGTGCCTCCGGACGATCCGTTCTACACCTTGCGGCGGGTGTCCATCACCAAAGAAGAAGAAAACGGTTACTACTACGGGTTTGCCAACGAAGGGTTGTGGCCCCTGTGCCACATCGCCCACACGCGCCCGATATTCCGCGCCCAGGATTACGAGGCCTACCGGGCGGTCAATGAGAAATTCGCCGACGCGGTGTTGGGGGAAATCGAGGGGATCGAAGAGCCTTATGTCCTGATCCAGGATTATCACTTCGCCCTGTTGCCCAAGATCATCAAGACCCGTCGACCCGAGGCGCGGGTGGCGATTTTTTGGCACATCCCGTGGCCCAATTCCGAAGCGTTTGGGATCTGCCCTTGGCAGAAGGAGTTGTTGGCGGGCATGTTGGGGGCCGACGTGGTGGGGTTCCACACCCAATTCCACTGCAACAATTTTATGGAAACGGTGGATCGGGTGTTGGAATGCCGAATCGAATGGGAGCGGTTTACGATCCACCGCGAAAACCACGCCACCTTGATCAAACCGTTCCCGATCAGCGTGGATTTCCCGGGACAAAACGCGACCCCGGTGGATCGGGAAGCGGTGTTGAAACCCTTGGGAATCAAATCCCGGTATTTGGCCGTGGGGGTCGAGCGGATGGACTACACCAAGGGGGTGTTGGAACGCCTGGCGGGATTGGAACGGTTCTTCGAAAAGTACCCCGATTACCAAGGCGATTTGACTTACGTGCAAATCGGCGCTCCGAGCCGAACTCACATCAAACGCTACCACGACTTTTTGGCGGAGGTGGACGCCGAAGCCGAACGGATTAACTGGAAATTCAAAAAAAGGGATTGGCGTCCGATCGTTTTTCTTAAACACCACCACAACCACAAGGAGATCCTCCCCTATTACCGCGTCGCCAACGCGTGTTTGGTGACCTCCCTGCACGATGGGATGAACCTGGTGGCGAAAGAATTCGTCACGGCGCGGGACGACGAGGGAGGGGCGCTGATTTTGAGCCCCTTCGCCGGAGCGGCGCGGGAGCTGCGGGACGCGCTGATCGTCAACCCCTACGACACCGAACGTTTGGCGGACGCGGTGCGGTTCGCCATTGAAATGAAACCGGAAGAGCGCACGGATCGGATGCGACGCATGCGCGAAATGGTGCGGGAGCACAATATTTACCGCTGGGCCGGGGAGCTGATTGAAGAATTGACCCGTGTGCGTTTGGGGGTCGATGCCCTCCCGCCGAGCGCGCTGTGA
- a CDS encoding TonB-dependent receptor, whose amino-acid sequence MIKKALLALLILPIVARAAEPEGEEEGVFLSLTRTQAALDDLPAQRTVVTRADLERSGAKNLADALESVPGAVFNRTGTVGSLASLRLRGVPTSNQVLILIDDQPLSGVAVQNVDLSQIPVGNIERIEVVRGGSSVLYGANAIGGVVNVITRRPAPGPVKTRLTTEWGSFFTQTYRGEIGKATDRQSVYVSAGRDLSEGFQKNGDSDGIHVTGRAGGRGAHGGVVLSVARIDNETGAPNGTPVPLGEWNGKREREASDPDNRVAQKITRARLSGDWMLGEWGTLLPSAFMSGHAYENFGGAFPSDHFERTAGGELRLRAVAGWTVGGSYERDTRTGSGGETPTHVANWALFAQQEWKAGPVGLTPAVRFDQHSDFGNITNPRLTAVFRATERWRFSASAARSFRAPTFLDLVYPGFSNPQLRPEVSWSYDAGLEWGGAHGRYARATGYFAKITDRIVADFTTGFVPYNRPRSELSGAELEAGARWGVLRARTSYAYSRSVGNSTTSSDYRPTRLAPRHVATEEILWETLSGWTWRNAVRYVHKQFSGDGETGSKLPSFTAWNMGLTKRILAARAWVSADNLTDKHYAESVGFSGFNPQPGRTFRAGVTIEFQD is encoded by the coding sequence ATGATAAAAAAGGCCCTGTTGGCGCTGTTGATTTTGCCGATCGTCGCCCGCGCGGCGGAACCGGAAGGCGAAGAGGAGGGCGTGTTCCTAAGTTTGACGCGCACCCAAGCCGCCCTGGACGACCTGCCGGCCCAACGCACCGTCGTGACCCGCGCGGACCTGGAGCGGTCCGGGGCGAAAAACCTGGCCGACGCCCTGGAGTCCGTTCCCGGCGCGGTCTTCAACCGCACGGGGACGGTGGGTTCCCTCGCGAGCCTCCGTCTGCGGGGCGTGCCGACGTCCAACCAGGTGTTGATCCTGATCGACGACCAGCCCCTCAGCGGCGTGGCCGTTCAAAACGTCGACCTGTCGCAAATTCCCGTGGGCAACATCGAACGCATCGAAGTCGTGCGGGGCGGTTCCTCCGTCCTCTACGGGGCCAACGCCATTGGCGGCGTGGTCAATGTCATCACCCGGCGGCCGGCCCCCGGTCCGGTCAAAACCCGGCTCACGACCGAATGGGGTTCCTTTTTCACCCAGACATACCGGGGGGAAATCGGCAAGGCCACGGACCGCCAATCCGTTTACGTTTCCGCCGGGCGGGATTTGTCGGAGGGGTTCCAAAAGAACGGGGACTCCGACGGCATCCACGTGACGGGCCGGGCCGGGGGTCGCGGTGCCCACGGCGGGGTCGTCCTGTCCGTGGCGAGGATCGACAACGAGACGGGCGCCCCCAACGGGACCCCCGTGCCGTTGGGCGAATGGAACGGGAAACGGGAACGCGAAGCCAGCGACCCCGACAACCGCGTGGCGCAGAAAATCACCCGCGCGCGGCTCTCGGGGGACTGGATGTTGGGGGAATGGGGGACGCTGTTGCCGTCCGCCTTCATGAGCGGCCACGCCTACGAAAATTTTGGGGGGGCTTTCCCGAGCGATCATTTTGAGCGGACGGCCGGCGGCGAACTGCGTTTGCGGGCCGTGGCCGGCTGGACGGTGGGCGGGAGTTACGAACGGGACACCCGCACCGGTTCGGGCGGCGAAACCCCCACCCACGTGGCCAACTGGGCGCTGTTCGCCCAGCAGGAATGGAAGGCCGGGCCGGTGGGCCTGACGCCCGCGGTGCGCTTCGACCAACACAGCGATTTCGGCAACATCACCAATCCACGCCTGACGGCGGTGTTCCGGGCCACGGAACGCTGGCGGTTTTCGGCCTCGGCCGCGCGTTCGTTCCGCGCGCCGACGTTTCTGGATTTGGTTTACCCCGGGTTCTCGAACCCCCAACTGCGGCCGGAGGTGTCCTGGTCCTACGACGCGGGGCTGGAATGGGGCGGCGCTCATGGGCGCTACGCCCGGGCCACGGGCTATTTCGCCAAGATCACCGACCGTATCGTCGCGGATTTCACCACCGGCTTCGTGCCCTACAACCGGCCCCGGTCGGAACTGTCCGGCGCGGAGTTGGAGGCCGGGGCGCGTTGGGGTGTTCTGCGGGCGCGAACGTCCTACGCCTACTCGCGCTCCGTGGGCAACAGCACGACGTCGAGCGATTATCGGCCCACCCGCCTGGCCCCCCGGCACGTGGCCACCGAGGAAATTCTTTGGGAAACCCTCTCGGGGTGGACCTGGCGGAACGCCGTGCGGTACGTGCACAAACAGTTCAGCGGCGACGGGGAAACCGGATCGAAACTCCCTTCCTTCACCGCCTGGAACATGGGCCTGACCAAGCGGATCCTGGCGGCCCGGGCCTGGGTCTCCGCCGACAACCTCACGGACAAGCACTACGCCGAGTCCGTCGGGTTCTCCGGGTTTAACCCCCAGCCGGGCCGGACCTTCCGCGCCGGCGTCACCATCGAGTTCCAGGATTAA
- the otsB gene encoding trehalose-phosphatase, whose protein sequence is MNGRPFWRHAAGAARRARAARAVLCVLDFDGTLAPLVDHSTRAQLPKATRRELRRLRPVASVAVMSGRALADVRRRVGLRGIAYGGNHGVELAENGKLFLHPLAQRLKGHAGELLMKARRLLAGIPGVHVEGKGFGVSVHYRRMPDKARAAFETLLRVLKKETHALSFQWTRGHKVWDLRPPTGWNKGMALTRLWRGFGRPFVVCLGDDVTDEDMFRAVRGKGFGVKVGAGRTQARYRLGSQKEVLLFLRWLSNQLTKEAVQ, encoded by the coding sequence GTGAACGGTCGGCCCTTTTGGCGCCACGCCGCGGGAGCCGCCCGGCGGGCGCGCGCGGCGCGCGCCGTTTTATGTGTTTTGGATTTCGATGGAACCCTGGCGCCCCTCGTGGACCATTCCACGCGGGCTCAATTGCCCAAGGCCACGCGTCGCGAATTGAGGCGTTTGCGGCCCGTGGCTTCGGTGGCCGTGATGAGTGGAAGAGCGTTGGCCGACGTGCGCCGGCGGGTGGGCCTGCGGGGGATCGCTTACGGGGGCAACCACGGGGTGGAACTGGCTGAAAATGGAAAATTGTTTTTGCACCCCCTGGCCCAAAGGCTTAAAGGGCATGCGGGCGAATTGTTGATGAAAGCCCGACGCCTTTTGGCGGGCATTCCCGGGGTGCATGTGGAGGGCAAAGGGTTCGGTGTCAGCGTCCATTACCGACGGATGCCCGACAAGGCCCGCGCGGCTTTTGAGACGCTGTTGCGGGTTCTGAAAAAAGAAACCCACGCCCTGTCCTTTCAGTGGACCCGCGGCCACAAGGTGTGGGATCTTCGGCCACCCACCGGGTGGAACAAGGGGATGGCCTTGACCCGTCTCTGGCGGGGCTTCGGCCGGCCTTTCGTGGTGTGCCTCGGCGACGACGTGACCGACGAGGACATGTTTCGCGCGGTGCGGGGGAAAGGGTTCGGGGTGAAGGTGGGCGCCGGGCGAACCCAGGCCCGGTACCGTTTGGGGTCCCAGAAAGAGGTCCTCCTCTTCCTGCGATGGTTGTCGAACCAGCTAACGAAGGAGGCCGTGCAATGA
- a CDS encoding TolC family protein: MKRALGSLVLLAAAATAAEPRSLADIAREAVERAPALRAAQSAIDMARRARSEARAQAYPRLDAGSAFTRGDGPVYAFASLLDQRDFGPGNFTIGTLNRPGYVSNIKSHLRAGMPLFTGFEMQTARRLAGLAVTQAEVQARGVRDEIRRRVLEAGLAALHGRALAAALADRIKASEEEVAGAQRLRARGLVLGSDYFAAEAVLSGLKAGRVQAEKMAQGAEESLGILLGHNAPAPVRGTLRSSGPALPTAERLWGHARDHRADLAAARLDAEMAGKSVDRARASLFPTLDAMAEAQTNTADFSSNPSQRLLMLRAQWALGDPSAAARRAKARFGAEAAEERRAALEEQARVEILQSVRAHEGAGEALPLLDATVDHAARSLEAFRPLYREGRQSLLDVLRAEEALARAHSARLETLAQWHLNRVRALAAAGALDEGALTALSDSLEK; encoded by the coding sequence GTGAAACGCGCGCTCGGAAGTCTGGTTTTGTTGGCGGCCGCGGCAACGGCCGCCGAGCCGCGGTCCCTGGCGGACATCGCCCGGGAGGCGGTGGAGCGGGCGCCCGCCCTGCGGGCGGCCCAGTCGGCCATCGACATGGCCCGGCGGGCCCGGTCGGAGGCCCGCGCCCAGGCGTATCCCCGCCTCGACGCGGGGTCGGCCTTCACCCGCGGCGACGGGCCCGTCTACGCCTTCGCCTCGCTCCTCGACCAGCGGGATTTCGGTCCCGGCAATTTCACCATCGGAACCTTGAACCGTCCGGGCTACGTCTCCAACATCAAAAGCCACCTGCGGGCCGGGATGCCCCTTTTCACGGGTTTTGAAATGCAAACCGCGCGTCGCCTGGCCGGGCTGGCCGTGACCCAGGCCGAGGTCCAGGCCCGGGGGGTGCGCGACGAAATCCGTCGGCGTGTTTTGGAAGCGGGCCTCGCCGCCCTGCACGGCCGCGCCCTCGCGGCGGCCCTCGCCGACCGAATCAAAGCCTCCGAAGAAGAAGTGGCCGGCGCCCAGCGCCTGCGCGCCCGGGGCCTGGTGTTGGGGTCCGATTATTTCGCGGCCGAGGCTGTATTGTCGGGATTGAAAGCGGGGCGTGTCCAGGCCGAAAAAATGGCCCAGGGCGCCGAGGAGTCCCTGGGAATCCTTCTGGGCCACAACGCGCCGGCCCCCGTGCGGGGGACTTTGCGATCCAGCGGTCCGGCTTTGCCGACAGCGGAACGGTTGTGGGGGCACGCCCGGGACCACCGGGCGGACCTGGCCGCCGCGCGCCTCGACGCCGAGATGGCGGGAAAATCCGTGGACCGGGCCCGGGCGTCGCTTTTTCCCACGTTGGACGCGATGGCCGAGGCCCAGACGAACACCGCCGATTTTTCCTCCAACCCGTCGCAACGTCTTTTGATGCTGCGGGCCCAATGGGCCCTGGGCGATCCGTCCGCCGCCGCCCGCCGGGCCAAGGCGCGGTTCGGGGCGGAAGCCGCGGAGGAACGGCGCGCCGCTTTGGAAGAACAGGCGCGGGTGGAGATTTTGCAGTCGGTCCGCGCCCACGAAGGCGCGGGAGAGGCCCTGCCGCTCTTGGACGCCACCGTCGACCACGCCGCCCGGTCCCTGGAGGCCTTTCGGCCCCTCTACCGGGAAGGGCGGCAGAGCCTATTGGACGTGCTCCGCGCCGAGGAGGCGCTGGCGCGGGCCCACTCCGCCCGGTTGGAAACGCTGGCCCAGTGGCACTTGAACCGCGTGCGGGCCCTGGCGGCGGCCGGCGCGCTCGACGAAGGCGCGTTGACGGCCCTGTCCGATTCCCTGGAGAAATGA
- a CDS encoding glycosyltransferase: MQRLEDYRAVVGSDVLEELILLAKPLAGRRVVNINSTAVGGGVAEILTGMIPLLKELGLDARWDVMKGGEVFYAVTKKMHNALHGDPATFEPKDFAVYEETVARNVDTLPLGGDVVFVHDPQPAALVENRGRWKNKWIWRCHIDLTRRNSDLWAYLKPRVEAYDAAVFSAPSFAQNLPIPQALIAPSIDPLSDKNRPMALEDARAVAERLGVPLDRPLATQVSRFDRLKDPVGVIKAFRMARKEIQARLLIVGGAADDDPEGKEVLNEVRTEAGSDPDIIVLNLPPTSHHEINALQRVSSVIFQKSLREGFGLTVAEALWKGVPVVGGAVGGIPQQVIHGHTGLLVSSVEEAAAALVRLIQEPAWAQALGRNGHAHVKQNFLVTRHLAEYLMLFQSVLEPGDHIVRWG, encoded by the coding sequence ATGCAACGGCTTGAAGATTACCGCGCGGTGGTGGGGTCGGACGTTCTGGAAGAGTTGATCCTTCTGGCCAAACCCTTGGCGGGACGGCGGGTGGTGAACATCAATTCCACGGCCGTGGGAGGCGGGGTCGCCGAGATTCTGACCGGCATGATTCCCCTTTTAAAAGAGTTGGGGCTCGATGCGCGGTGGGACGTGATGAAAGGGGGCGAGGTTTTTTACGCCGTCACAAAAAAAATGCACAATGCGCTCCACGGGGATCCCGCGACGTTCGAGCCGAAAGACTTCGCCGTTTATGAGGAAACGGTGGCGCGAAATGTGGACACTTTGCCCCTGGGCGGGGACGTGGTGTTTGTGCATGACCCCCAACCCGCCGCCTTGGTGGAAAACCGGGGTCGTTGGAAAAATAAATGGATTTGGCGTTGCCACATCGATTTGACTCGACGGAATTCCGACTTGTGGGCGTATTTGAAGCCCCGGGTGGAGGCCTATGACGCGGCCGTTTTTTCGGCGCCTTCATTCGCCCAAAATTTACCCATTCCCCAGGCGCTGATCGCGCCTTCCATTGATCCTTTGAGTGATAAAAACAGGCCGATGGCTTTGGAGGATGCCCGCGCCGTGGCCGAACGGTTGGGGGTGCCCCTGGACCGTCCTTTGGCCACTCAAGTCTCCCGATTTGATCGCCTCAAAGACCCGGTCGGAGTCATCAAAGCGTTTCGAATGGCTCGGAAGGAAATTCAAGCCCGGCTTTTGATTGTGGGCGGGGCGGCCGACGACGACCCGGAAGGAAAGGAGGTCTTAAACGAAGTGCGAACGGAGGCCGGGAGCGACCCGGATATTATTGTTTTGAACTTACCCCCCACGAGCCATCATGAAATCAACGCGCTGCAACGGGTCTCATCGGTGATTTTTCAGAAATCCTTGCGCGAGGGGTTCGGGCTGACCGTGGCGGAAGCGTTGTGGAAGGGCGTCCCCGTGGTCGGCGGGGCGGTGGGGGGGATTCCCCAGCAGGTGATCCACGGCCACACTGGGCTTTTGGTGTCCTCTGTTGAAGAGGCCGCGGCCGCGCTGGTTCGGCTGATCCAAGAACCCGCGTGGGCCCAGGCCCTGGGCCGCAACGGGCACGCCCACGTGAAGCAAAATTTCCTCGTCACCCGGCACCTGGCGGAATACCTGATGTTGTTTCAGTCCGTCCTTGAGCCGGGCGACCATATTGTGCGTTGGGGATGA
- a CDS encoding DUF2892 domain-containing protein: MDVERTLRGIAGFFVVLSVGLAHAHSPKWLFFTAFVGLNLFQSAFTNWCPMMAILRKINARRPA; encoded by the coding sequence ATGGACGTGGAACGGACGTTGCGCGGCATCGCCGGTTTTTTTGTTGTGTTGAGCGTGGGGTTGGCCCACGCCCATTCCCCGAAATGGCTTTTCTTCACGGCTTTCGTCGGGTTGAACCTTTTCCAATCGGCCTTCACCAATTGGTGCCCGATGATGGCGATCCTGCGCAAAATCAACGCGCGGCGACCGGCCTGA
- a CDS encoding efflux RND transporter permease subunit, with product MTSEQKHLGLAGQLAQNFIRSKLTVLMVVASLAFGLVATLALPREEEPQINVPMFDVFVGMPGASAREVEERLINTGERKFWEIPDVEYVYSTAEAGRAMFILRFKVGTDPEEAMTRVYTKTFANQDFLPPGATSPLVKPRSIDDVPILALDLTGGDAFALRRQAAALRQEISAVPGVSETEIIGGHRRQFLVHFDPAALTRRRLTPLELAGALQAANTRLPAGTAREGDRVVAVETDARVRTAEDLKRIVVGVSGGVPVTVADVARVTDGPDEDERFVSAWTKDKEDAPAVTLAVSKRRGQNATRVAEEVLHRVDASRSVLLAPETQIAVTRNYGETAKEKSDELLFHMALATLSVTILIAFFLGAREALVVLIAIPVTLALTLLVYYLLGYTLNRITLFALIFSIGILVDDAIVVVENIHRHFAMKDGRSIWRLSVDAVAEVGNPTILATWAVIAAILPMAFVSGLMGPYMRPIPVGASVAMLFSLGIAFVISPWAFAHILEWWKPKNTGSHGAGESALDRLYRRFMGRLLSDAKARWSYLGGMVVLLLASFGLVYFKAVTVKMLPFDNKNEFEVVLTLPEGSAVQRTKAAADDIARVLLKNPHVERVTSYVGAAAPYNFNGLVRHYFLRLAPHQADLTVNLTHKKDRSAQSHAIASALRPEVQTVADRYGARVQVAEVPPGPPVLSTLVFEIYGPDNDRRDQFARDLQAYLRTAEGVVDVDTYVPSPEPQRTLAIDREKATLNGLPASMVGQTVGLSLAGQTVGLAHTNDKEPVEIRLRLPVEKRAGLSGVKDVALMSRNGTLIPLARLAEERRGEKDPPIYHKNLQRVSYVIADVAGRQESPVYAILSLRKNIQELAREKGYPVTEYFASQPGNSLEQALKWDGEWQITHEVFRDLGLAFAFALLLIYVLVVGWFKSFTIPLVVMVPIPLTLVGILPGHWLMGALTGGGFFTATSMIGFIAGAGIVVRNSIILVDFIHLRLAEGMPLKEAVIDAGAVRFRPMLLTAAAVVVGAGVILFDPIFQGLAVALMAGEIASTLLSRMAVPVLYYMLARRFPPDRP from the coding sequence ATGACCTCCGAACAAAAACACCTGGGCTTGGCCGGGCAGTTGGCCCAAAACTTCATCCGATCCAAACTCACCGTGCTGATGGTGGTCGCCAGCCTGGCCTTCGGCCTGGTGGCGACGTTGGCCCTGCCCCGCGAGGAGGAGCCGCAGATCAACGTCCCCATGTTCGACGTGTTCGTCGGCATGCCCGGGGCCTCCGCCCGGGAGGTGGAGGAGCGGCTGATCAACACCGGCGAACGGAAGTTCTGGGAAATCCCCGACGTGGAATACGTTTATTCCACCGCCGAGGCCGGGCGGGCCATGTTCATTTTGCGCTTCAAGGTGGGCACCGACCCCGAAGAGGCCATGACCCGGGTTTACACCAAGACCTTCGCCAATCAGGATTTCCTGCCGCCCGGGGCGACCTCCCCCCTGGTCAAGCCCCGCTCCATTGACGACGTGCCGATCCTGGCGCTGGACCTGACGGGCGGCGACGCCTTCGCCCTGCGCCGCCAGGCGGCGGCGCTCCGCCAGGAAATCAGCGCCGTGCCGGGCGTGTCGGAGACGGAAATCATCGGTGGGCACCGACGGCAGTTCCTGGTCCATTTCGACCCCGCCGCCCTGACCCGACGGCGGTTGACGCCCCTGGAGTTGGCCGGCGCCCTCCAGGCCGCCAACACGCGTCTGCCCGCCGGCACCGCCCGCGAAGGCGACCGGGTGGTGGCCGTGGAAACGGACGCCCGGGTGCGCACCGCCGAGGATTTAAAAAGAATCGTCGTGGGGGTGTCGGGCGGCGTTCCCGTGACCGTGGCCGACGTGGCCCGCGTGACGGACGGCCCGGACGAGGACGAGCGTTTTGTTTCCGCCTGGACGAAGGACAAGGAGGACGCCCCCGCCGTCACCCTGGCCGTGTCGAAACGCCGGGGCCAGAACGCCACCCGGGTGGCCGAGGAGGTGCTGCACCGCGTCGATGCGTCGCGCTCCGTCCTCTTGGCGCCCGAAACCCAGATCGCCGTGACGCGCAATTACGGCGAGACCGCGAAGGAAAAATCCGACGAGCTCCTTTTCCACATGGCGCTCGCGACCCTGTCGGTCACGATCCTGATCGCGTTTTTCCTCGGCGCCCGCGAGGCCCTGGTGGTCTTGATCGCTATCCCCGTGACCCTGGCACTCACCCTCCTGGTCTATTACCTCCTGGGGTACACCCTGAACCGCATCACGCTCTTCGCCCTCATCTTCTCCATCGGGATTTTGGTGGACGACGCCATCGTCGTGGTGGAGAACATCCACCGCCATTTCGCCATGAAAGACGGTCGGTCGATTTGGCGGCTTTCCGTGGACGCCGTGGCCGAGGTCGGGAATCCGACGATCCTCGCCACCTGGGCCGTGATCGCCGCGATCCTGCCCATGGCTTTCGTCTCGGGCCTCATGGGGCCCTACATGCGGCCGATCCCCGTGGGGGCCAGCGTGGCCATGCTGTTCTCCCTCGGCATCGCCTTCGTCATCAGCCCCTGGGCCTTCGCGCATATTTTGGAATGGTGGAAACCCAAGAACACGGGGTCCCACGGCGCCGGGGAGTCGGCCCTCGACCGGCTCTACCGTCGGTTCATGGGCCGCCTGTTGAGCGACGCCAAGGCCCGGTGGTCCTACCTGGGCGGCATGGTCGTGTTGTTGTTGGCCAGTTTCGGGCTCGTTTACTTCAAGGCCGTGACGGTCAAGATGCTGCCTTTCGACAACAAAAACGAGTTCGAAGTGGTGCTGACCCTGCCCGAGGGCAGCGCCGTGCAGCGCACCAAGGCCGCGGCCGACGACATCGCCCGGGTCCTTTTGAAAAACCCGCACGTGGAGCGGGTGACGTCCTACGTGGGCGCCGCCGCGCCCTACAACTTCAACGGCCTGGTGCGGCATTATTTCTTGAGGTTGGCCCCGCACCAGGCCGACCTCACGGTCAATTTAACCCACAAGAAAGACCGTTCCGCCCAGAGCCACGCCATCGCCTCGGCGCTTCGACCCGAGGTGCAAACCGTGGCGGACCGCTACGGCGCGCGCGTCCAGGTGGCGGAGGTGCCGCCGGGGCCGCCGGTGCTCTCAACGCTGGTGTTTGAAATCTACGGTCCCGACAACGACCGACGCGACCAATTCGCCCGGGACCTGCAGGCCTATCTGCGGACGGCCGAGGGCGTGGTGGACGTGGACACCTACGTGCCCTCCCCCGAACCCCAGCGGACCTTGGCCATCGATCGGGAAAAGGCGACCTTGAACGGCCTGCCGGCGTCGATGGTGGGCCAAACGGTCGGCCTGTCCCTGGCGGGCCAGACGGTGGGCCTGGCCCACACGAACGACAAGGAGCCCGTGGAGATCCGCCTGCGCCTGCCCGTCGAAAAACGCGCGGGCCTTTCGGGCGTCAAGGACGTGGCCCTCATGTCCCGCAACGGCACCCTGATCCCCCTGGCGCGCCTGGCCGAGGAGCGGCGCGGCGAAAAAGACCCGCCCATTTACCACAAGAACCTCCAGCGGGTCAGCTACGTCATCGCCGACGTGGCCGGCCGTCAGGAGAGCCCGGTCTACGCCATCCTTTCCCTGCGAAAGAACATTCAAGAACTGGCGCGGGAAAAGGGCTACCCCGTGACGGAATATTTCGCTTCCCAACCCGGGAATTCCCTCGAACAGGCGCTCAAGTGGGACGGGGAATGGCAGATCACCCACGAGGTCTTTCGGGACCTGGGGTTGGCCTTCGCCTTCGCCCTGTTGTTGATTTACGTGTTGGTGGTGGGGTGGTTTAAATCGTTTACGATCCCGCTCGTGGTGATGGTGCCGATCCCCTTGACCCTGGTGGGCATTCTGCCGGGGCATTGGCTCATGGGCGCACTCACGGGCGGCGGTTTCTTCACCGCCACCAGCATGATCGGGTTCATCGCCGGGGCGGGGATCGTGGTGCGCAACTCCATCATCCTGGTGGATTTCATCCACCTGCGCCTCGCCGAAGGCATGCCCTTGAAAGAGGCCGTGATCGACGCCGGGGCCGTGCGTTTCCGTCCCATGCTTTTGACGGCGGCGGCGGTGGTCGTGGGCGCGGGGGTGATCCTCTTCGACCCCATCTTCCAGGGCCTGGCCGTGGCGCTCATGGCCGGGGAGATCGCCTCCACGCTCTTGTCGCGCATGGCGGTGCCGGTGCTGTACTACATGCTCGCGCGGCGTTTCCCCCCGGACCGCCCCTAG